One Acinetobacter colistiniresistens DNA segment encodes these proteins:
- a CDS encoding DUF3396 domain-containing protein, with protein sequence MHFKNQEDYKVWADQQEKGAIGGGIFTPQGPEDYVGAIPAIRAVLYFKEGYSTEMREAIAQCFDDYSQIAKEHLTWLWQDEPPKGESESITFNKAKPIRDSLMKAFYFLYTSGKEKFATGAWEFTVGGKSKWQSEMGIHQSVLTFSMPVEWVEENSKLFIELFINCAQRLKANHGYAGYACIISQIREDKNEPTEAYLSRKFWAMDVGDPFLSAKYLISGIKTVSWLTAISHEWFNKIREQEALNSELPMSWFIGYDYGTGIVIQAGNLALSGSDEVDPLPASYVLLNRILKPLRVERIQAIHWGNQDTEENPLIKGYRAEAWMKRFDIKDDQKLEYLGKLQSEPKLNSKHAFLDRRIDWNNASNLL encoded by the coding sequence TTGCATTTTAAAAATCAAGAAGACTATAAAGTTTGGGCTGACCAACAGGAAAAAGGTGCAATTGGTGGAGGTATTTTCACTCCCCAAGGTCCAGAAGATTATGTTGGAGCTATTCCTGCCATTCGGGCTGTGCTTTATTTTAAAGAAGGCTATAGCACTGAAATGCGTGAAGCGATTGCACAATGCTTTGATGATTACAGTCAAATTGCTAAAGAACATCTAACTTGGCTTTGGCAAGACGAGCCACCAAAAGGTGAAAGTGAAAGTATAACCTTTAATAAGGCCAAGCCTATACGTGATAGCTTGATGAAAGCTTTCTATTTTTTATACACTAGCGGTAAAGAGAAATTTGCGACGGGAGCATGGGAGTTTACTGTTGGTGGAAAAAGTAAATGGCAATCAGAAATGGGGATTCATCAGAGCGTTCTAACCTTTTCCATGCCCGTGGAATGGGTTGAAGAAAATAGCAAACTTTTTATTGAATTATTTATTAACTGCGCGCAACGCTTAAAAGCCAATCATGGTTATGCTGGCTATGCCTGTATTATTTCTCAAATTAGAGAAGATAAAAATGAACCAACTGAAGCCTACTTATCTCGAAAATTTTGGGCAATGGATGTTGGAGATCCGTTCTTAAGTGCAAAATATCTTATCAGCGGAATAAAAACAGTCAGTTGGCTCACTGCCATTAGCCATGAATGGTTTAATAAAATTCGAGAACAAGAAGCCTTAAATAGTGAGTTACCAATGAGTTGGTTTATTGGGTACGACTATGGGACTGGCATCGTGATTCAAGCAGGCAATCTCGCTTTAAGCGGTTCTGACGAAGTTGACCCTCTGCCTGCATCTTATGTCTTACTCAATCGTATCCTTAAGCCATTACGAGTCGAAAGGATACAAGCTATTCATTGGGGAAATCAAGATACTGAGGAAAACCCTCTAATCAAAGGTTATCGCGCCGAAGCATGGATGAAACGTTTTGACATTAAAGATGATCAGAAGCTTGAGTATTTAGGCAAGCTACAATCTGAGCCAAAGCTAAACTCGAAACATGCATTCTTAGATCGGCGCATAGACTGGAATAACGCATCTAATCTGCTTTAA
- a CDS encoding YcxB family protein, which produces MTAKTLYAYTLQPVPYEVSEAEQRQAQLMIWRSTNKFSRKAWMIMIALVVLSLVAAGLIKYYSTYSTVICWVVIISVVLFYLIKRFGLEWYVKRKMTEFPVQEIKGLRLGVQPHGIVMRQKMGLQEGTATIGWKDIYEWYSSPDFILVNFKVKTPKGEEQQGAYILPKRMDSKNFSFNTVRKHLNETVGAAKSI; this is translated from the coding sequence ATGACCGCCAAAACGCTATACGCTTATACGCTACAACCTGTTCCTTATGAAGTTTCTGAAGCTGAACAACGTCAAGCTCAACTGATGATTTGGCGTAGTACCAACAAATTCAGCCGCAAAGCATGGATGATTATGATTGCACTGGTTGTGCTTTCATTGGTTGCTGCAGGACTTATTAAATATTATTCAACCTACTCAACCGTGATTTGCTGGGTCGTGATTATCAGTGTGGTACTGTTCTATCTGATCAAACGTTTTGGTCTGGAATGGTACGTTAAACGTAAAATGACTGAATTCCCAGTACAGGAAATCAAAGGCTTACGTTTAGGGGTACAACCACATGGTATCGTAATGCGCCAAAAAATGGGCCTACAAGAAGGTACTGCAACTATTGGCTGGAAAGACATTTACGAATGGTATAGTTCTCCTGATTTTATTTTGGTGAACTTCAAAGTAAAAACGCCAAAAGGTGAAGAACAACAAGGCGCTTATATTTTGCCAAAACGCATGGATTCAAAGAACTTCTCTTTCAATACCGTACGCAAGCATTTAAACGAAACCGTTGGTGCTGCCAAATCAATCTAA
- the yccS gene encoding YccS family putative transporter gives MNPWFGRLRQATYNTTFMYNVRMLIAFTGTAFVPYLLNYQLATIPLTLGVVAAAISDIDDRFSVRIQNLLYTYIGFFITAASVQLLFPYPVAFAIGLIASCIGWILLGSLGRRYATIAYGCLVISVYAMLGVHLFEQWYMQPALLVAGAAWYGLLSTISFLLFPVRKVQDQLAASYTALGSFLFAKSNLFDVDMTPSSYQQSMIDIAMENGKLVAIFNDLRMSLLTRLKGDRGQKDTRRSLQYYFVAQDIHERADSAHIDYQKLAKVFQHSDILFRFQRILSIQGKACQDLAQSILSRTRYTHNKRFKHSFENLRLSLEKLREEGQYDQVRINALFALYQNLKSIDAQLQNLETERNLQKINAEHTESQLKDDDLKGWNDIMVRVKQHLTPESVLFRHAVRLSIVLFIGYLFIQLTNIAYGYWILLTALFVCQPNFNATKRRLYLRIIGTLVGIIVGLAIIYFIPSIEGQLVMLILSGVLFLELRSKQYAQATAFITILALINFNLDGSAFAAGFPRLIDTVIGCALAWFGVSFIWPDWKFRRLPRSIQRSLQAQCKYLAEVVEQYHQGRNNALNYRVVRRTAHNTDAEVASLISTIATEPNIDINKKSQAFEFLCLSHTFLSYIAALGAHREQIQDQEVLALLDQALDDIQGALLRDEVPDLSAQNLMQTIRERLSDNNDNDPKSLIILQQLSLMLSVLTRLSMLKQSLSHEPNEEGTEFASL, from the coding sequence TTGAATCCTTGGTTCGGACGTTTAAGACAAGCAACCTATAACACCACGTTTATGTATAACGTGCGCATGTTAATCGCCTTTACGGGTACAGCTTTTGTTCCCTATCTTTTAAATTATCAATTGGCCACCATTCCATTGACTTTGGGTGTAGTTGCCGCCGCGATTAGTGATATTGATGATCGCTTTTCAGTGCGCATCCAAAATCTGCTCTATACCTATATTGGTTTCTTTATTACCGCCGCTTCGGTACAACTGTTATTCCCCTATCCTGTCGCTTTTGCCATTGGCTTAATCGCCTCATGTATCGGCTGGATTTTATTGGGTTCTTTGGGCCGTCGTTATGCCACCATTGCCTATGGCTGTCTGGTGATTTCGGTCTATGCCATGCTGGGTGTGCACTTATTTGAACAATGGTATATGCAACCTGCCTTATTGGTCGCGGGTGCTGCATGGTATGGTTTGCTTTCTACCATTAGCTTCCTGCTTTTTCCAGTCCGAAAAGTTCAAGATCAGCTTGCTGCATCCTACACGGCTCTGGGGAGTTTCCTGTTTGCCAAGTCAAACTTATTTGATGTGGACATGACCCCTTCCAGCTATCAGCAAAGTATGATTGATATCGCCATGGAAAACGGTAAGTTAGTCGCAATCTTTAATGATCTTCGCATGTCATTATTAACACGTCTCAAAGGTGACCGAGGGCAAAAAGACACTCGACGTAGTCTGCAATATTATTTCGTAGCACAAGACATCCATGAACGCGCTGACTCAGCCCATATTGATTATCAAAAGCTGGCAAAGGTATTTCAACATAGCGATATTTTATTTCGTTTTCAGCGGATTTTGTCCATCCAAGGCAAAGCCTGTCAGGACTTGGCCCAATCGATTTTAAGTCGTACCCGTTATACGCATAACAAACGCTTTAAACACAGTTTTGAGAACTTGCGTCTATCGCTGGAAAAACTGCGTGAAGAGGGTCAATATGATCAAGTCCGGATCAATGCCCTGTTTGCACTGTATCAAAATCTCAAATCAATTGATGCTCAGTTACAAAACTTGGAGACTGAACGTAATCTGCAAAAGATTAATGCAGAGCATACCGAGAGCCAGCTTAAAGATGATGATCTCAAGGGCTGGAATGACATCATGGTACGGGTAAAACAACATCTCACGCCTGAATCGGTATTATTCCGTCATGCCGTGCGTTTATCCATCGTCCTCTTTATTGGCTATCTGTTTATTCAGCTCACCAATATTGCTTACGGCTACTGGATTTTACTCACCGCCTTGTTTGTCTGCCAACCCAACTTCAATGCCACCAAACGCCGCTTATACCTTCGTATCATCGGCACACTGGTCGGGATTATTGTCGGTCTGGCGATTATCTATTTTATTCCTTCGATCGAAGGACAGTTGGTAATGCTGATTCTGAGCGGTGTACTGTTCCTTGAATTGCGCAGTAAACAATATGCCCAAGCGACCGCTTTTATTACGATCCTTGCCCTCATTAACTTTAATTTAGATGGTTCTGCTTTTGCTGCAGGTTTTCCACGTTTGATTGATACCGTGATTGGTTGTGCCTTGGCATGGTTTGGGGTCAGCTTTATCTGGCCAGACTGGAAATTCCGCAGACTGCCCCGCTCGATTCAACGTTCTTTACAGGCACAATGTAAATACCTTGCGGAAGTGGTTGAACAATATCATCAAGGTCGCAACAATGCTTTAAATTATCGGGTGGTACGCCGCACCGCACATAATACCGATGCAGAAGTCGCATCACTGATCTCAACCATTGCGACAGAACCGAATATCGATATCAATAAAAAAAGTCAGGCGTTTGAGTTTTTATGTCTCAGCCATACTTTTTTAAGCTATATCGCCGCATTGGGGGCGCATCGAGAGCAAATTCAAGATCAGGAAGTCTTAGCCTTACTTGATCAGGCTCTGGATGATATCCAAGGGGCACTACTGAGAGATGAAGTTCCTGATCTATCTGCGCAAAACCTGATGCAAACCATCCGTGAGCGCCTGAGTGACAATAATGATAATGATCCAAAATCGCTCATCATTTTACAGCAACTTTCACTGATGCTCAGCGTATTAACGCGTCTCAGTATGCTAAAACAGAGCCTGAGCCATGAACCGAATGAAGAGGGTACCGAATTTGCTTCACTTTAA
- a CDS encoding multidrug effflux MFS transporter, with protein MQAEQPHQRQYSTAWILLLALLTALGPLSIDMYLPALPQMADEFGVSTQMVANTLPAYFLGLAIGQLIYGPVSDRIGRKKPLYFGLALYAIASLACVFATNEWALIAARIFQAVGGCVGVVMARATIRDRLDMQGSAQAFSSMMIVMGLAPILAPIFGAWILNFFPWQAIFITLSMIGVLCWLCVHFFFKESLPVERRLKLSAYQVTTLYAAIFKDESFRVPMFAGCLTGAALFCYISSASEVFMGQYGLSQQHFSYAFALNAAGIMLMSSFNKHLNSRMGIFQRLRLGGLIQCFGALIVLSAGLMADAPLVLLMSGLFLVVSGIGLTGPNAMALAMSQQGARAGTASAIMGSMQFACGLLAGLMLNFLVWKASLNMGIMMLLFTSAGFFAILKVGQQQQSSLST; from the coding sequence ATGCAGGCAGAGCAACCCCATCAGCGTCAATATTCAACAGCATGGATTTTGTTGCTTGCCTTGTTAACCGCATTAGGGCCCTTATCAATTGATATGTACTTACCCGCTTTGCCACAAATGGCAGATGAGTTTGGGGTCAGTACACAAATGGTGGCCAATACCTTGCCTGCTTATTTTTTAGGGTTGGCGATTGGACAATTGATCTATGGACCTGTCAGTGACCGCATTGGCCGTAAAAAACCCCTATATTTTGGTTTGGCACTGTATGCAATCGCCAGTCTGGCTTGTGTGTTCGCCACCAATGAATGGGCCTTGATTGCCGCACGTATCTTTCAGGCCGTGGGCGGCTGTGTGGGCGTGGTCATGGCACGGGCGACCATCCGTGATCGTTTGGACATGCAAGGTTCTGCACAAGCGTTTTCCAGCATGATGATTGTGATGGGGCTGGCACCAATTCTGGCGCCTATTTTTGGCGCATGGATTTTGAATTTCTTCCCATGGCAGGCGATTTTTATCACCTTGTCGATGATTGGGGTGCTGTGTTGGCTATGTGTGCATTTCTTCTTTAAAGAATCTCTGCCTGTCGAACGCCGTTTAAAACTTTCGGCTTATCAGGTCACGACGCTTTATGCCGCAATTTTCAAAGACGAAAGCTTCCGTGTGCCGATGTTTGCGGGTTGTTTAACGGGAGCAGCCTTATTCTGTTATATCAGCTCGGCTTCTGAAGTGTTTATGGGGCAATATGGCTTATCCCAACAGCATTTCTCTTATGCCTTTGCGTTAAATGCCGCAGGGATTATGTTGATGTCATCTTTCAATAAACATCTGAATAGCCGAATGGGGATTTTCCAGCGTTTGCGCTTAGGTGGTTTAATCCAGTGTTTTGGTGCCTTGATTGTACTGAGTGCAGGTTTAATGGCAGATGCGCCCTTGGTCTTGTTAATGTCTGGTCTATTCTTGGTGGTGTCTGGAATTGGTTTGACGGGGCCAAATGCCATGGCTTTGGCCATGTCTCAGCAAGGTGCGCGTGCAGGCACAGCCAGTGCCATTATGGGCAGTATGCAATTTGCCTGTGGTTTGTTGGCAGGATTGATGTTGAACTTCTTGGTCTGGAAAGCATCTTTAAATATGGGCATCATGATGCTGCTGTTTACCAGCGCTGGCTTTTTCGCGATTTTAAAAGTTGGACAACAGCAACAAAGCAGTCTCTCTACTTAG
- a CDS encoding nitroreductase: protein MNTEQVRYVDDAITSRHSVRAFLDTPVDTQTIKDILAVASRAPSGTNVQPWKVYVVTGQKRNEMIDRVCRAQIELLQKPELAAQYQETFAYYPATWISPFIDRRRANGWGLYGLLGIQKGEKEKMAAQQLRNFQLFDAPVALYFTVNKIMGIGSKMDIAMMIQNVMVAAKARGLDTCPQAAWNHFHPIVLDILGAPEDEELVCAVALGHADPEHIVNTFITPREPVENFTVFLD, encoded by the coding sequence ATGAACACGGAACAAGTCCGCTATGTGGATGATGCCATCACCTCTCGCCATTCGGTACGTGCATTTTTAGATACTCCTGTTGACACCCAAACCATCAAAGATATTTTAGCTGTGGCCAGTCGTGCTCCTTCAGGGACCAATGTGCAGCCGTGGAAAGTGTATGTGGTGACCGGGCAAAAACGTAACGAAATGATTGACCGTGTTTGTCGCGCGCAAATTGAACTCCTGCAAAAACCCGAACTGGCAGCCCAATATCAAGAAACCTTCGCCTACTATCCTGCAACCTGGATCTCACCCTTCATTGACCGTCGTCGTGCCAATGGTTGGGGACTATATGGCTTATTGGGTATCCAGAAAGGCGAGAAAGAAAAAATGGCGGCGCAGCAATTACGTAATTTCCAATTGTTCGATGCCCCTGTTGCCCTGTATTTCACCGTCAACAAGATTATGGGCATCGGTTCAAAAATGGATATTGCCATGATGATCCAAAATGTCATGGTCGCCGCTAAAGCCCGTGGCTTAGACACCTGTCCACAAGCAGCATGGAATCATTTTCATCCTATCGTACTCGATATTCTGGGTGCACCTGAAGATGAGGAACTGGTCTGTGCTGTAGCTTTAGGCCATGCTGATCCTGAACATATCGTCAACACATTTATTACCCCTCGCGAACCGGTAGAAAACTTCACGGTCTTTTTAGACTAA
- a CDS encoding DcaP family trimeric outer membrane transporter, with the protein MSLSLIRKPFVVQGLAITVAALMMNNTHAASEQEQIQQLRDEVKELRALLQQYVPQAKQQSVLVPGQEHSNLKETHPDHPANVAVAPVVPQKSQLVFNTASGAEVKLHGFLRGDASYQAKGGDGIFNRINKVDLEGAEKNSDRFYSTATVTRLGLDFKAPVEGAKVGGKLEVDFRGGSSNDTIRIRHAYMTLNDWLFGQTTSTFLATDLQPEMLDFNSPLGIGTYRTPMVRYSGALNPDTHYFVALEKGNDDNRAPALTSKLKYDFAEGKGTTSARALITEARSRAAYNNDKQLSANDSELGWGVAVGAKYKFTDELQAMIDYSHVKGDSKFLLYTNNAYNVNPNNFALNLNEFDALTVGTTYQITPKLRSTLAYGAMFADDSNDFAKQAVVAKDTAQNKTLQQGWWNIMYSPVTPITFGLEYIYGERKTFDGQKGKDNRVGAMARYNF; encoded by the coding sequence ATGAGTTTATCTCTCATCCGTAAGCCGTTCGTAGTACAAGGTTTGGCAATCACTGTTGCAGCCTTGATGATGAACAACACCCATGCTGCCAGCGAGCAAGAACAGATTCAGCAACTTCGTGATGAAGTGAAAGAATTAAGAGCGTTGCTTCAGCAATATGTTCCCCAAGCAAAACAACAAAGTGTGCTTGTTCCAGGACAGGAGCATTCTAATTTAAAGGAAACACATCCGGATCATCCTGCAAATGTAGCAGTTGCTCCTGTAGTACCTCAAAAATCACAACTGGTCTTTAATACCGCCTCTGGTGCGGAAGTTAAATTACATGGTTTCTTACGCGGTGATGCTTCTTATCAAGCTAAAGGTGGCGATGGGATCTTTAACCGTATCAATAAAGTCGATTTAGAAGGCGCTGAAAAGAACAGTGATCGTTTCTATAGCACGGCCACAGTGACGCGTTTAGGACTTGATTTTAAAGCGCCTGTTGAAGGGGCGAAGGTCGGCGGTAAATTAGAAGTAGATTTCCGCGGTGGTAGCAGTAATGACACCATTCGTATCCGTCATGCATATATGACCCTAAATGACTGGTTATTTGGTCAAACCACCTCGACTTTCCTGGCAACCGACTTGCAGCCAGAAATGCTGGATTTCAACTCACCGCTGGGTATTGGGACTTACCGTACACCAATGGTTCGTTATAGTGGCGCACTGAATCCAGATACACATTATTTTGTGGCCTTGGAAAAAGGCAATGATGACAATCGCGCGCCTGCTTTGACTTCAAAATTGAAATATGATTTTGCAGAAGGTAAGGGCACGACATCTGCACGTGCATTGATTACCGAAGCACGTAGTAGAGCGGCTTATAATAATGATAAGCAACTGAGTGCCAATGATTCTGAGTTAGGCTGGGGCGTTGCGGTTGGTGCAAAATATAAGTTCACTGATGAATTACAGGCGATGATCGATTATTCGCATGTTAAAGGTGACAGTAAATTCTTGTTGTATACCAACAATGCTTACAACGTAAACCCAAATAATTTTGCTTTAAACCTAAATGAGTTTGATGCCCTGACTGTGGGCACAACCTATCAAATTACACCAAAACTGCGTAGTACCTTGGCTTATGGCGCGATGTTTGCTGATGATAGCAATGATTTTGCTAAGCAGGCTGTTGTCGCTAAAGACACTGCGCAGAATAAAACCTTGCAACAAGGTTGGTGGAATATTATGTATTCACCTGTCACACCGATTACGTTTGGTCTTGAGTATATTTATGGCGAACGTAAAACTTTTGATGGACAAAAAGGTAAGGATAATCGTGTAGGAGCAATGGCTCGCTATAACTTCTAA
- the gltS gene encoding sodium/glutamate symporter, giving the protein MEFTFNGFYTLISAVIVLLLGRLLVNKIDFLKRYNIPEPVAGGLVAAVLSLLVHSLWGYSIVFSSELQTSFMLIFFASIGLSANFMKLKEGGIGLVIFLICVASFIVVQNAVGMSLATMLGIDPLVGLIAGSITLTGGHGTAGAWGEILETQHGIQGALALGMASATFGLIIGGIIGGPLAKLLINRYSLAQAQTPAEIKNRDTHLDQHPDELAPFENPHQVRLITADNAITTLGMFAACLAFAEFMTGFSKGTWFELPTFVWALGGGVILRNILESVLKVDIFDRAIDVFGNASLSLYLAMALLSLKLWQLADLAGPLVVILGAQTITMALYAAFITFRVMGKNYDAAVLAAGHCGFGMGATPTAVANMQAITNMYGPSHKAFLIVPLCGAFFVDLINATVIQLILKFFA; this is encoded by the coding sequence ATGGAATTTACTTTTAATGGTTTCTACACCCTAATTTCGGCGGTGATCGTCTTGTTATTAGGGCGTTTACTCGTTAATAAAATTGACTTCTTAAAACGCTATAACATCCCTGAGCCTGTTGCGGGTGGTTTGGTTGCAGCAGTACTTTCACTGCTTGTACACTCACTTTGGGGCTACAGTATCGTCTTTAGTAGTGAGTTACAAACCAGTTTTATGCTGATCTTCTTTGCTTCGATTGGCTTAAGTGCTAATTTCATGAAGTTGAAAGAAGGTGGTATTGGTTTAGTGATTTTCCTGATCTGTGTCGCATCATTTATTGTGGTACAGAATGCAGTTGGTATGAGCCTTGCAACGATGCTGGGTATTGATCCTTTGGTCGGTTTGATTGCAGGTTCAATCACATTGACGGGTGGTCATGGTACCGCAGGTGCATGGGGCGAAATTCTTGAAACCCAACATGGGATTCAAGGTGCTTTAGCGTTAGGTATGGCGAGTGCAACCTTTGGTCTGATTATCGGTGGTATTATCGGTGGGCCATTGGCGAAACTATTGATCAACCGCTATAGTCTTGCTCAAGCGCAAACGCCTGCAGAGATCAAAAATCGTGATACGCATCTGGATCAGCATCCTGATGAGCTTGCACCATTTGAAAATCCCCACCAAGTCCGTTTAATTACTGCGGATAATGCGATTACGACCTTGGGGATGTTTGCTGCATGTTTAGCATTTGCAGAATTCATGACTGGCTTTAGTAAGGGTACATGGTTCGAGTTACCAACTTTCGTTTGGGCACTTGGCGGTGGTGTGATTTTACGTAATATCTTAGAAAGCGTATTAAAAGTAGATATCTTTGACCGTGCGATTGATGTGTTTGGTAATGCGTCATTATCACTTTATCTCGCAATGGCATTGCTTTCATTGAAATTATGGCAATTGGCCGATTTAGCTGGTCCACTTGTTGTGATCTTAGGGGCGCAAACCATTACCATGGCATTGTATGCAGCATTCATTACCTTCCGTGTCATGGGTAAAAACTATGATGCAGCGGTATTGGCAGCAGGTCATTGTGGTTTTGGTATGGGTGCAACACCAACCGCAGTTGCAAACATGCAAGCGATTACCAATATGTATGGACCATCTCATAAAGCCTTCTTGATTGTTCCGCTTTGTGGTGCGTTCTTCGTTGATTTAATTAACGCAACAGTAATTCAATTAATTTTGAAATTCTTTGCCTAA
- a CDS encoding alanine/glycine:cation symporter family protein, with the protein MNEKLNDTLMAWVSFFNDPLWDFLVVFLLAVGIFYTIATKAVQIRMFFHSIKVMKGSRSKAEEKDSHGLTPFQAFVTGLASRVGVGNIAGVAIAIAIGGPGAVFWMWFTALLGMSSAFIESSLAQLFKVRDSNSKQFRGGPAYYITQGLRSKTFGVIFALALIFTYGFVFNSVQINAIANASSHAWGWDKANLVAHLGGVDLVISWVGLALVVLVALAIFGGIKRIAKFAEMFVPLKAGLYLSVALYIALSNYELLPGIFKLIFSEAFQFNAAAGGFFGAMISMAMMQGIKRGLFSNEAGMGSAPNAAAASDVKHPVNQGLVQMLGVFVDTFIVCTSTAIIILVSGVYHDAGFVGVELTQRALESQVGSWGGDFLAILLFLFCYSAVLGNYAYAESNVQFINNNPKVMFIFRIFVLVMVYFGAIGSVPLVWSMADLFMGIMATINLVAILLLTPMARTLLKDYTSQLKQGIKEPEFKIDKYPELKKKVDSDIW; encoded by the coding sequence ATGAATGAAAAATTAAATGACACCCTGATGGCTTGGGTAAGTTTTTTCAATGATCCTTTATGGGACTTTCTCGTTGTTTTCCTGCTTGCAGTCGGTATTTTCTATACTATTGCAACGAAAGCAGTACAGATTCGAATGTTCTTCCACAGTATTAAGGTGATGAAGGGCAGCCGTAGTAAAGCTGAAGAAAAAGATTCACATGGACTTACACCGTTTCAGGCGTTTGTAACGGGGCTAGCAAGCCGTGTTGGTGTAGGTAACATTGCTGGTGTAGCAATCGCGATTGCGATTGGTGGACCTGGTGCGGTGTTCTGGATGTGGTTTACAGCATTACTAGGCATGAGTTCTGCATTTATTGAATCATCGCTCGCGCAGCTGTTTAAAGTGAGAGATAGTAATAGCAAGCAGTTCCGGGGTGGGCCAGCGTACTATATTACTCAGGGTTTACGCAGCAAGACCTTTGGGGTGATCTTTGCTCTGGCATTGATCTTTACGTATGGTTTCGTATTTAACTCAGTTCAAATCAATGCGATTGCAAACGCTTCTTCGCATGCATGGGGCTGGGACAAAGCCAATCTGGTTGCACACCTAGGTGGTGTTGATCTGGTTATTTCATGGGTTGGTCTTGCACTTGTTGTCTTGGTTGCATTAGCCATTTTTGGTGGTATTAAGCGTATCGCAAAGTTTGCTGAAATGTTTGTACCATTAAAAGCTGGTCTTTATCTTTCAGTTGCGTTGTATATCGCATTAAGCAACTATGAGCTCCTTCCTGGAATCTTCAAGTTGATCTTTAGCGAGGCTTTCCAGTTTAATGCCGCAGCGGGTGGCTTCTTTGGTGCCATGATTTCGATGGCAATGATGCAAGGGATCAAACGTGGTTTGTTCTCCAACGAAGCGGGTATGGGTTCGGCGCCGAACGCAGCTGCAGCATCTGATGTAAAACATCCAGTCAACCAAGGTTTGGTACAGATGCTTGGTGTTTTCGTTGATACCTTTATTGTGTGTACCAGTACAGCGATCATTATCTTGGTTTCTGGTGTTTACCATGATGCGGGCTTTGTCGGAGTTGAACTGACACAACGTGCTTTAGAGTCTCAAGTAGGAAGCTGGGGTGGCGATTTCCTTGCGATTCTGTTGTTCTTATTCTGTTATTCAGCCGTATTAGGTAACTATGCTTATGCGGAAAGTAATGTACAGTTTATCAATAACAATCCGAAAGTGATGTTCATCTTCCGAATCTTTGTATTGGTCATGGTGTACTTCGGTGCAATTGGTAGTGTTCCATTGGTTTGGTCAATGGCTGACTTATTCATGGGGATTATGGCAACCATTAACTTGGTCGCAATCTTACTGTTAACGCCAATGGCGCGTACATTATTGAAAGACTATACCTCACAGTTGAAGCAAGGTATTAAAGAGCCTGAGTTTAAAATTGATAAATATCCAGAATTGAAGAAAAAAGTCGATTCAGATATCTGGTAA